A single region of the Streptomyces sp. AM 4-1-1 genome encodes:
- a CDS encoding sigma-70 family RNA polymerase sigma factor, translating to MFEEVGDDDSQIPQDGCLPLPLEFEALYLSNQVAFHDLALAVLGTNDAAERAVHRGFLEILRLWDKLKAESEDLQQEVRAIMRRTVISEELLSLRQRMAALDSGTGLYEALGNLPPRQFDVMVLRYIGGHSTKRIGWYMGLTASTVDHHCRQARKRLSPKYHRILQDTQEGTS from the coding sequence ATGTTCGAAGAAGTCGGCGACGATGACAGCCAGATTCCGCAGGATGGCTGTCTCCCGCTGCCCCTGGAGTTCGAGGCGCTCTACCTGAGCAACCAGGTGGCGTTCCACGACCTGGCCCTGGCGGTCCTGGGGACGAACGACGCGGCGGAACGCGCGGTGCACCGAGGGTTCCTGGAGATCCTGAGGCTCTGGGACAAGTTGAAGGCGGAGAGCGAGGACCTCCAGCAGGAGGTCCGGGCGATCATGCGGCGCACCGTCATATCCGAGGAACTGCTCTCCCTGCGCCAGCGGATGGCCGCCCTGGACAGCGGCACCGGCCTGTACGAGGCGCTCGGCAACCTCCCACCGCGCCAGTTCGACGTCATGGTGCTGCGCTACATCGGCGGCCACAGCACCAAGCGCATCGGCTGGTACATGGGCCTCACGGCGAGCACCGTCGACCACCACTGCCGCCAGGCTCGCAAGCGGCTGTCCCCGAAGTACCACCGGATCCTGCAGGACACACAGGAGGGCACATCGTGA
- a CDS encoding HAD family hydrolase — translation MTRQAALFDLDGVLLDSGPSVRATLAAVTTCATGRRTTATDLPPTALHRPRTEVLALLGVADPDDACARWWDGALASRLPDVFSGVLAGLLALHAEGVAVGVVTLQDRNRLSWYLPVALADLLDVVITRQDAPAKPAPDGLHAALHRVGARPEDAVFVGDSPGDMTAARAAGIVALGADWGWHPAPVLHAAGAGQVLPDPTRIGPSLPHHPHYLPQIAAN, via the coding sequence GTGACCCGGCAGGCGGCGCTCTTCGACCTCGACGGCGTCCTCCTCGACAGCGGCCCGTCCGTACGAGCCACCCTCGCCGCGGTCACCACGTGCGCGACCGGCCGCCGCACCACTGCCACCGACCTCCCACCCACCGCGCTGCACCGCCCCCGCACCGAGGTCCTGGCCCTCCTCGGGGTGGCCGATCCGGACGACGCGTGCGCCCGCTGGTGGGACGGCGCCCTCGCCAGCCGGCTGCCCGACGTGTTCTCCGGCGTGCTGGCGGGACTGCTGGCCCTGCACGCGGAAGGGGTCGCGGTCGGCGTGGTCACCCTTCAGGACCGCAACCGGCTGTCCTGGTACCTGCCGGTTGCGCTCGCCGACCTGCTGGACGTGGTAATCACCCGGCAGGACGCGCCCGCGAAACCCGCACCCGACGGACTGCACGCCGCCCTTCACCGGGTCGGCGCCCGGCCCGAGGACGCCGTGTTCGTCGGGGACAGCCCCGGCGACATGACCGCCGCCCGCGCCGCCGGCATCGTCGCGCTGGGCGCCGACTGGGGCTGGCACCCAGCGCCGGTCCTGCACGCTGCGGGCGCCGGTCAGGTCCTGCCGGACCCCACCCGCATCGGCCCATCCCTCCCGCACCACCCGCACTACCTGCCCCAAATCGCTGCGAACTGA
- a CDS encoding phosphotransferase translates to MSTPPPAGRLRWTDVPVPLRARLETALDAPVTDAITPAGGFGHQLAAALTLANGRRYFVKAAPTDDPLTAANLHEGTVLAALPPGAPAPEVVGVHHDADWTAVVMAHLDGPHPGLSPASSDPGQIWALLDKLTSTPAPAPYTAAVSTTPSTSAALHGWDKLAAEPPVDLSAAARDLLPHLLEREAAWPALAHGDRIVHGDLRADNMVRDHHLGVTFVDWAHATTGPACIDAASLAPQLVLAGHEPADIAHLLHEHPATAEHPDTTTAFLAALTGYWHRNARLPAPPGAPGLRAYQRRAAAAGLALLTHRLK, encoded by the coding sequence GTGTCTACGCCCCCTCCTGCCGGCCGTCTGCGATGGACCGACGTCCCCGTCCCCCTGCGGGCCCGCCTCGAAACCGCACTCGACGCCCCCGTCACGGACGCGATCACCCCTGCGGGCGGCTTCGGCCACCAGCTCGCCGCCGCCCTCACCCTCGCCAACGGACGCCGGTACTTCGTCAAGGCCGCCCCCACCGACGACCCGCTCACCGCGGCCAACCTCCACGAGGGCACCGTCCTCGCCGCCCTGCCGCCAGGCGCCCCCGCCCCCGAAGTGGTGGGTGTTCACCACGACGCCGACTGGACCGCCGTCGTCATGGCGCACCTCGACGGCCCCCACCCCGGCCTCTCCCCGGCCTCCTCCGACCCCGGACAGATCTGGGCCCTGCTGGACAAGCTCACCTCCACCCCCGCCCCGGCCCCGTACACCGCGGCGGTGAGCACGACGCCCTCCACGTCGGCGGCCCTGCACGGCTGGGACAAACTGGCCGCCGAGCCACCGGTGGACCTCTCTGCTGCCGCGCGCGACCTCCTGCCACACCTTCTCGAACGGGAAGCTGCCTGGCCCGCCCTCGCCCACGGCGACCGCATCGTCCACGGCGACCTGAGGGCCGACAACATGGTCCGCGACCACCACCTCGGCGTGACCTTCGTCGACTGGGCCCACGCCACCACCGGCCCCGCCTGCATCGACGCAGCCTCCCTCGCCCCGCAACTCGTCCTCGCCGGACACGAGCCCGCTGACATCGCCCACCTGCTCCACGAACACCCCGCCACCGCCGAGCACCCCGACACCACCACAGCCTTTCTCGCCGCCCTCACCGGCTACTGGCACCGCAACGCACGCCTCCCCGCACCCCCCGGAGCCCCCGGCCTCCGCGCCTACCAGCGCCGCGCCGCAGCCGCCGGTCTCGCACTCCTCACCCACCGCCTGAAGTGA
- a CDS encoding IS1380 family transposase codes for MEGTFCVQGIGSRPRLHVSTDGAGVVGHVGARLLADLADVTGLTSAYSTALRPLRPRGTGHDPGRIATDLAVMLADGGETITDLTVLRDQGEVFGPVASTPTAWRLLAGVDERVLDRLRSARAQAREVAWFQASETSCGIPAAKAGGQELPGLVLDIDATLITCHSEKEAAAPTYKGGFGFHPLVCFLANTGEGMSGRLRPGNAGANTAADHIAVLDDALAQVPDAHRHGTDILIRTDSAGSAKAFLTHVRNLRTRGIRTFFSVGYAVTEPVRRAIRALPDQVWHPALDQDGTLRESAEVAELTGMTDLAGYPAGTRIIVRRERPHPGAQLSLFDRDEGMRHQAFLTDTPFASGPAQFLEVRHRGHACVEDHIRCSKTTGFGRFPSRRFGVNAVWLELSLAAIDLLAWTRVLLLDGELAAAEPKKLRYRLLHVAARITRGGRRLHLRISATWPWRHELAAAFHRLTALPRPAD; via the coding sequence GTGGAAGGCACTTTCTGCGTGCAGGGTATCGGTTCTCGTCCCAGGCTTCATGTCTCCACCGACGGTGCGGGGGTCGTCGGGCACGTCGGGGCTCGGCTACTGGCTGATCTCGCCGACGTCACCGGGCTGACCAGCGCATACTCCACCGCGTTGAGGCCGCTTCGGCCACGCGGCACCGGCCACGACCCGGGCCGGATCGCGACCGACCTCGCGGTGATGCTCGCTGACGGCGGCGAGACCATCACGGATCTGACCGTGCTGCGCGACCAGGGCGAGGTGTTCGGACCGGTCGCCTCGACACCGACTGCCTGGCGCCTGCTGGCCGGCGTCGACGAACGCGTACTGGACCGCCTGCGCTCGGCCCGTGCCCAGGCCCGGGAAGTGGCCTGGTTCCAGGCATCCGAGACCAGCTGTGGCATACCGGCGGCGAAAGCCGGCGGACAGGAACTGCCCGGCTTGGTCCTGGACATCGACGCCACCCTGATCACCTGCCACTCCGAGAAGGAGGCGGCCGCACCCACCTACAAAGGCGGCTTCGGCTTCCATCCTCTGGTGTGTTTCCTGGCCAACACCGGCGAGGGCATGTCGGGCCGGCTGCGGCCCGGGAACGCCGGAGCCAACACGGCCGCGGACCACATCGCGGTGCTGGACGACGCTCTCGCGCAGGTCCCCGACGCCCACCGACACGGCACCGACATCCTGATCCGCACCGACAGCGCCGGATCCGCGAAAGCCTTCCTCACCCACGTCCGCAACCTGCGAACACGAGGAATCCGCACCTTCTTCTCGGTCGGGTACGCGGTCACCGAGCCGGTCCGCCGCGCGATCCGCGCCCTGCCTGACCAGGTCTGGCACCCCGCTCTGGACCAGGACGGCACCCTCCGCGAGTCCGCCGAGGTCGCCGAGCTGACCGGCATGACCGACCTTGCCGGCTACCCGGCCGGCACCCGCATCATCGTCCGCCGTGAACGTCCCCACCCCGGAGCCCAGCTCTCGCTCTTCGACCGGGACGAGGGCATGCGGCACCAGGCGTTCCTCACCGACACCCCGTTCGCCTCCGGCCCGGCCCAGTTCCTTGAGGTCCGCCACCGCGGACACGCATGCGTCGAAGACCACATCCGGTGCAGCAAGACCACCGGTTTCGGCCGCTTCCCCTCCCGCCGCTTCGGCGTCAACGCCGTCTGGCTCGAACTGAGCCTCGCGGCGATCGACCTCCTGGCCTGGACCCGCGTCCTCCTGCTGGACGGCGAACTCGCGGCTGCCGAACCCAAGAAACTCCGCTACCGGCTCCTGCACGTCGCCGCCCGGATCACCCGGGGCGGCCGCCGCCTCCACCTTCGGATATCGGCGACCTGGCCCTGGCGACACGAGCTCGCCGCGGCATTCCACCGCCTGACCGCACTACCCCGCCCCGCCGACTGA
- the ltrA gene encoding group II intron reverse transcriptase/maturase, translated as MEITTPVVTSSPAVNGPEDDLLDWHGIDWAICEENVRRLRQRIFKATQEGDLKKVRNLQKLMLRSHSNTLVSVKRVTQQSSGRMTAGIDGERALTPKARGTLAAEIHRSSMPWKARPVKRVFIPKSNGKQRPLGIPVIRDRILQARVKNALEPEWEARFEPRSYGFRPGRSCQDAISAIFWTVKGKNPKRLWVLDADLAAAFDRIDHNHLMTMLGQFPARDLVAGWLKAGVIDRGRFAPTEEGTPQGGVISPLLLNVALHGLEQAAGCQYTVRAGREPGAMPGTPVLVRYADDFVVLCHDEAEVHQVRARLEDWLAPRGLRFNEEKTQVVHLGEGFDFLGFTVRRTGGKLIIKPSTAACARLRARLRTEVKALHGANAEAVLRRLIPIVRGWAAYYRAVASTTTFSSLDHYMWRLTFKWARRRHRNKSRYWVVDRYFGRFHPSRRDRWVFGDRDSGAFLIKFAWTGIVRHQLVKGGASPDDPALTGYWRDRRRRKAPPPMDKTSLVLAVRQQGLCPLCKQALIVGAEYEPDSPREWINWFAASKKMLHKHHFTYRRDGGTDERTNLRLVHSECHRQHHAGDGKRIT; from the coding sequence ATGGAGATCACGACACCTGTCGTGACATCCTCGCCTGCGGTGAACGGACCCGAGGACGACTTACTCGACTGGCACGGCATCGACTGGGCCATCTGCGAGGAGAACGTACGGCGGCTGAGGCAGAGGATCTTCAAGGCAACGCAGGAAGGGGACCTGAAGAAGGTCCGCAACCTGCAGAAGCTCATGCTGCGAAGCCACAGCAACACGCTGGTCAGCGTGAAGCGGGTGACGCAGCAGAGCAGTGGTCGCATGACCGCTGGCATCGATGGGGAACGGGCCCTCACGCCGAAGGCGAGAGGCACGCTGGCGGCCGAGATCCATCGGTCGTCGATGCCCTGGAAGGCCAGGCCGGTCAAGCGAGTGTTCATCCCGAAGAGCAACGGGAAACAGCGACCGCTCGGCATTCCGGTCATCCGTGACCGGATTCTCCAGGCCCGCGTGAAGAACGCGCTGGAACCCGAGTGGGAAGCACGGTTCGAGCCGAGGTCCTATGGCTTTCGGCCCGGACGCAGCTGCCAGGACGCGATATCCGCGATCTTCTGGACGGTGAAGGGCAAGAACCCGAAGCGTCTGTGGGTCCTGGACGCGGACCTGGCGGCGGCGTTCGACCGCATCGACCACAACCACCTCATGACCATGCTCGGCCAGTTCCCCGCCAGGGACCTGGTCGCGGGCTGGCTGAAGGCGGGCGTGATCGACCGCGGCCGGTTCGCACCGACCGAGGAGGGAACTCCGCAGGGCGGTGTGATCAGCCCGCTGCTGCTGAACGTTGCTCTGCATGGACTTGAACAGGCCGCAGGGTGCCAATACACGGTGCGGGCCGGGCGCGAGCCCGGCGCCATGCCGGGCACTCCGGTGCTGGTGAGGTATGCCGACGATTTCGTCGTGCTCTGCCACGACGAAGCAGAGGTGCACCAGGTCAGGGCTCGGCTGGAGGACTGGCTGGCGCCGAGAGGGCTTCGCTTCAACGAGGAGAAGACTCAGGTCGTCCACCTCGGTGAGGGGTTCGACTTCCTCGGCTTCACCGTCCGCCGCACGGGCGGAAAGCTGATCATCAAACCGAGCACAGCGGCTTGCGCGAGGCTCCGGGCGCGACTGCGGACCGAGGTCAAGGCCCTGCATGGGGCGAACGCCGAGGCCGTGTTGCGCAGGCTGATCCCGATCGTTCGCGGTTGGGCGGCCTACTACCGGGCGGTGGCGTCCACGACGACGTTCTCGTCGTTGGATCACTACATGTGGCGGTTGACCTTCAAATGGGCCAGACGCCGCCACCGCAACAAGTCGAGGTACTGGGTCGTGGACCGGTACTTCGGAAGGTTCCACCCGTCCCGGCGTGATCGGTGGGTGTTCGGCGACCGCGACAGCGGTGCCTTCCTCATCAAATTCGCCTGGACCGGCATCGTCCGCCACCAGCTCGTCAAGGGCGGAGCGTCCCCGGACGACCCCGCATTGACCGGCTACTGGCGGGACCGCCGCCGCAGGAAAGCGCCGCCGCCGATGGACAAGACGAGTCTTGTCCTGGCGGTCCGGCAGCAGGGGCTCTGTCCTCTCTGCAAGCAGGCGCTGATCGTCGGAGCCGAGTACGAACCGGACAGCCCACGCGAGTGGATCAACTGGTTCGCGGCCTCGAAGAAGATGCTCCACAAGCATCACTTCACCTACCGGCGAGACGGCGGCACGGACGAGCGGACCAACCTTCGCCTCGTGCACTCCGAATGCCACCGCCAGCACCATGCTGGCGACGGCAAACGGATCACGTAA
- a CDS encoding IS3 family transposase, with protein MDEAFTGVEVQLGITAACRLTGRSRATHYRSLKPPTVRAPRSHAQVQPSALTDQERSAVLELMNSDEYAELAPAQIWARELDAGRYYCSVSTMYRILREQGQSGERRRQAAHPAKAVPELVATGPSQVFTWDITKAAGPVKGTWYHAYVIIDIFSRYIVGHTVERAESAVRAEELIRETIIRNGIVPQTVHADRGTSMTSKRVSQLLVDLGVTRSHSRPKTSNDNPYSEAHFKTTKYMSDYPERFDSLAHAREWFEAFIAYYNHEHRHSGIGWHTPASVHFGTAEEVRDQRAVTLADAYIRHPERFGRRPRPPRIPQQAWINDPAKRREPAPQTS; from the coding sequence GTGGACGAGGCGTTCACCGGCGTCGAGGTTCAGCTGGGCATCACGGCCGCGTGTCGGCTGACCGGTCGCTCACGTGCCACGCACTATCGCAGCCTCAAGCCCCCGACAGTCCGCGCACCCCGCTCCCACGCGCAGGTGCAGCCCTCGGCCCTGACGGACCAGGAGCGCTCTGCCGTCCTGGAACTGATGAACAGCGACGAGTACGCCGAACTGGCGCCCGCCCAGATCTGGGCCCGCGAGTTGGACGCCGGCCGCTATTACTGCTCCGTCTCGACGATGTACCGGATCCTGCGCGAGCAGGGTCAGTCCGGTGAGCGCCGACGGCAGGCCGCTCATCCCGCCAAAGCAGTGCCCGAGCTGGTCGCAACCGGACCCTCGCAGGTGTTCACCTGGGACATCACCAAGGCGGCCGGACCGGTCAAGGGCACCTGGTATCACGCCTACGTCATCATCGACATCTTCAGCCGCTACATCGTCGGCCACACCGTTGAGCGGGCCGAATCAGCGGTGCGGGCCGAGGAGTTGATCCGCGAGACCATCATCCGCAACGGCATCGTGCCCCAGACCGTGCACGCCGACCGCGGCACCTCGATGACCTCCAAGAGGGTCTCGCAGCTGCTGGTCGACCTCGGCGTCACCCGGTCGCACTCGCGGCCGAAGACCTCCAACGACAACCCCTACAGCGAGGCACACTTCAAGACCACGAAGTACATGTCCGACTACCCCGAACGATTCGACTCGCTGGCCCATGCCCGCGAGTGGTTCGAGGCATTCATCGCGTACTACAACCACGAACACCGGCACTCGGGCATCGGCTGGCACACACCGGCCAGCGTGCACTTCGGCACCGCCGAGGAGGTCCGCGACCAGCGGGCCGTCACCCTCGCCGACGCATACATCCGCCACCCCGAACGCTTCGGCCGCCGCCCCCGACCACCCCGGATACCCCAGCAGGCATGGATCAACGACCCAGCCAAGCGCAGGGAACCCGCACCACAAACCTCATAG
- a CDS encoding peptidase E produces the protein MSVVPERRLALLGGGFSTDDDGLLDDWVLDQVPVPRPRVCFIPTASGDAPAYIEQFFSAYQSRSCEPSVLHLFRRELDDDALRTFLLSQDVVYVGGGNTANMLAVWRAHGVDRLLREAFDRGTLLCGISAGANCWAEGSHTDSFGPLTHLSDGLGLLSGSVCPHYDSEPGRRLSYQAAVADRALPAGWAVEDGVGALFTGGLLADSVTRTPQACLYRVEPGKDGGVDEQAMQCRLLVAAQQPTSTA, from the coding sequence GTGTCTGTCGTTCCGGAACGTCGTTTGGCTCTCCTTGGAGGCGGCTTCTCCACCGACGACGATGGGCTGCTGGATGACTGGGTGCTCGATCAGGTGCCCGTTCCTCGCCCCAGGGTGTGCTTCATTCCGACAGCCAGTGGCGACGCCCCCGCCTACATCGAGCAGTTCTTCTCGGCGTACCAGTCACGTTCCTGCGAGCCCAGCGTCTTGCATCTCTTTCGGCGGGAGCTCGATGACGATGCCCTGCGCACGTTCCTGCTCTCTCAAGACGTCGTGTATGTAGGTGGGGGTAACACCGCGAACATGCTGGCGGTCTGGCGCGCGCACGGCGTGGATCGGCTACTTCGCGAGGCCTTCGACCGGGGGACCTTGCTGTGCGGCATCAGCGCTGGTGCCAACTGCTGGGCCGAGGGATCGCATACAGACTCTTTCGGGCCGCTGACTCACCTCTCGGACGGGCTGGGCCTGTTGTCCGGCTCGGTCTGCCCGCACTACGACAGTGAGCCCGGCCGACGATTGTCCTATCAGGCAGCCGTGGCAGACCGCGCGCTTCCGGCTGGCTGGGCGGTCGAGGACGGTGTCGGCGCCCTCTTCACGGGCGGTCTGCTGGCGGACTCCGTGACGCGTACGCCTCAGGCCTGTTTGTATCGGGTAGAGCCCGGCAAGGATGGCGGAGTCGACGAGCAGGCCATGCAGTGTCGCCTGCTCGTCGCAGCACAACAGCCCACTTCAACCGCGTGA